One Candidatus Zixiibacteriota bacterium genomic window, CGGAATTGTTCTTGGGAAGACGGCTGAAATGCCGGTTATCTAAAACTCCACCCGCCCCTCCAGCGCCTTCGCCAAAGTCTGGCTGTCGGCAAACTGAAGGTCGGTGCCCACTGGAAGACCCCGCGCGATGCGAGTCACCTTGATCCCCAATGGGTGAATCAGCTTGGCAATATAAATCGCGGTCGCCTCCCCTTCGGTATCGGGCGAAGTCGCCAGGATCACCTCGCTCACTTCCCCCTTCAGCCGCTCCAGCAGCCGTCGAATCTTCAGGTCGTCCGGCCCGACGCCGTCCAGTGGCGACAAAACTCCGCCCAGCACGTGGTATACCCCGCGATAGGCCTCGCCCTTCTCCAGCGCCATTAGATCGTGCGCCTCCTCGACGACACAGATCTTCGTGGCGTCGCGCTGCGTGTCGGCGCAGATGCGGCAGGGATCGGAGTCGGTAAGGTTGCAGCAGACCGAGCACTCCTTGACCTTGACCTTGACGTCGGTGATCAATTCCGCCAGCTCGTCTGACTGCTCTTTCGGTAATTTCAGGATATAGAACGCCAGCCGCTGTGCCGACTTGCGCCCCACCCCCGGCATCCGCGACAGCCGGTTGATCAGCTTCTCCAACGTATCCGATGTCGGCAATGGTTTCATCTTATAACTTGAATTATAATCATTCGGATTCCGGTGGGCATTCTCGATTCCCCCATAACAAAGAGGGTTAGGGGGCTGTGTTGGATCGCACCGCTTACAATCCCAGATTCCCCAGCCCCGGAATATTCAACCCGCCGGTCAACGAACTCATCGTGTCGGCCTGCATCTGCTGCGCCTGCTCCTGCGCCTTGGTTACGGCCGAGACAATCATCTCTTCCAGCATCTCGACATCGCTCTCCTTGAGCACTTCCGGGTCGATCCTGACTTCCTTGAGATCGCCCTTGCCGGTAACCACTGCTTTGACCATACCGCCGCCGGCGGTTGCCTCCACGCGCTTGTTGTTCAGTTCCTCCTGCAGTTCCGCCAGTTTGGCCTGCATCTTCTGAACCTGCTTCATCATGTCGCCAAAACCTTTGGCCATCAACTCTCCTCGTGTCTGCTGCTACTATTTCTCGTTTAGGTCCCGCCGAGCCGTGACCTCGGCCTCGAAAATCTCGATCGCCTTTGCCACCAGCGGATGTTCGGCCCTTTCGGCCTCCGCAAACATTACGTTCGCCCCGCGCCCGCCGTTGCCGCCATTTTCACCCTTGCCGCTCCAGGCGGGATCGACGAAAAAGTGGAAGCGTAAGTCGCGCCCGCTCACTTGCCGGGCCACCTGCTCCAACGTCTGCTGCAGACTGCGATCCTGGAAATAGCGGACGTGCACCTCCCCCATGCGGTCAAACGCCACCGTCACCTTGTTCCCCTCGACCGCGCGCGGCTGCGCCAGCGATAGCTTGATCTGCAGATTGCGATGCACCGGCTTCAGCGCCGCCAGTAAAGCTTGCCACATTGTGTTGAGATCAAACTCCGGCGGCGGCGGGGTCGTCCTCGCGGCGGCAGGAGCTGCGATCGCCGGGGACTCGGCCGGCTTGGAGATCGTGAGCGTCGAGGCGGGACTTACCGATTTTTTTTTCGCCTCAGCCGTTTCCGCAGCCGCAGGTTTCGCCGCGCTGATCGTCCCGCCGGACAACTGCCTCAGCACTTCCTCGATGCTGACGCTCTCCTCCATCTGCATCAATTTCAACAGTGTGAGTTCGAGGTTGATGACGGGATCGAACCCGTCGCGGATTTTCTCCTCCAGCGCCACCAGCAGATTCTGAATCCGCAGCAGATCATTGAGCGAATATTCTGCCGCCTGTGCGCGATACTCGGCCGCTTCATCCGCGGTCATGCCGTAGTCCGCCCCCAGTTCGGGCGCGGCCTTGAAAACCAGCAGCAAGCGCACTTCCTCCTGAAACCCGCGCACGAACTCCGCCGCGCCGACACCGGCCTTCAGGACGTCGTCGATCTTGCCGATGATCCCTGCCGCATCTTTCCCGCGAATCAGTCCCAACAGAGCCCGGAATTCGCTGCGCGGCAGAATTCCCAGCGCTTCGGTCAGCAGTTTCATGTCGATCTGCTCGTGCTGCCACGAAGCCACCTGGTCGAGAATCGACAGTGCATCCCGCAGCGAACCGTCGCCGCGCCGCGCCAGTTCCGCCAGCGCATCGTCGGCAACCTGGAGCTTTTCCTTTTCGGCGATACCGCGCAGCGCCGCGCGCAGTTCCGACTCCGGGATCCGCCGGAAATCATAGCGCTGACAGCGCGACAAAATCGTCTGCGGCACCTTGTGCGCCTCGGTCGTCGCAAACACGAACACCGCATGCGCCGGCGGCTCCTCCAGCGTCTTCAGCAAGGCGTCAAACGCCGAGCCGCTCAAGCGATGGACTTCGTCGATGATGTACACCTTGTGCTTACCGCTGACCGGCGCGTACTTGATCGACTCGCGCAGCTCGCGTACGTCGTCCACCGAGGTGTGCGAGGCTGCATCGATCTCCAATACGTCCAGCGACCGCCCCTTGATAATCCCCACGCACGAATCGCACTGGTCGCACGGCTCGCTTCCCTGCGGATTGGCACAATTCAGGCGCTTGGCCAGGATTCGCGCCACCGTTGTCTTGCCCGTCCCCCGGACACCGCAAAACAAGTAGGCCTGCGCGATCCGACCATGCTCAATCGCGCGCGTCAGCGTCTCCGAGACGTGATCCTGCGCGAGCACTTCGGCGAATTTCTGCGGACGATACTTGCGCGAGAATACGTAATAGCTCATCTGCGTGTCGTTGAGTTCTTCGGCCGTCCCGCTTGGCGGGAAGGAAACTGACCAGGTTTCCCCGCGGCACATGAAGTAATCGCCTACCGTTGCTACCTTCCGGTCCTGGCGGGGTTTGGGATGCTTGCATTGCGCGGGACCTGGCCAGTTTCGCTCCCCGTGACCAGTAACAAATCACGCCGGCAATCCAGCCGCCGCGATCCGCCGATCGATAATACGCCCATTCCGGCAGGCCGTCAATCGCTATTTTCGCCCCGCGCTTTCCCCTTGCTCTCTGTCCTCATGCGCGTTATTGTCTGACCGTACAACGCAGTTCGCGTTGTTCGATGTGAGGAGACAAAGATGACCGTTCCCAGACCGCGCTTGCCGCGCTTAGCTTACAACTGGATCAGTTCGTTCGGTGCTTTTATCGC contains:
- a CDS encoding YbaB/EbfC family nucleoid-associated protein; this translates as MAKGFGDMMKQVQKMQAKLAELQEELNNKRVEATAGGGMVKAVVTGKGDLKEVRIDPEVLKESDVEMLEEMIVSAVTKAQEQAQQMQADTMSSLTGGLNIPGLGNLGL
- the dnaX gene encoding DNA polymerase III subunit gamma/tau, with translation MSYYVFSRKYRPQKFAEVLAQDHVSETLTRAIEHGRIAQAYLFCGVRGTGKTTVARILAKRLNCANPQGSEPCDQCDSCVGIIKGRSLDVLEIDAASHTSVDDVRELRESIKYAPVSGKHKVYIIDEVHRLSGSAFDALLKTLEEPPAHAVFVFATTEAHKVPQTILSRCQRYDFRRIPESELRAALRGIAEKEKLQVADDALAELARRGDGSLRDALSILDQVASWQHEQIDMKLLTEALGILPRSEFRALLGLIRGKDAAGIIGKIDDVLKAGVGAAEFVRGFQEEVRLLLVFKAAPELGADYGMTADEAAEYRAQAAEYSLNDLLRIQNLLVALEEKIRDGFDPVINLELTLLKLMQMEESVSIEEVLRQLSGGTISAAKPAAAETAEAKKKSVSPASTLTISKPAESPAIAAPAAARTTPPPPEFDLNTMWQALLAALKPVHRNLQIKLSLAQPRAVEGNKVTVAFDRMGEVHVRYFQDRSLQQTLEQVARQVSGRDLRFHFFVDPAWSGKGENGGNGGRGANVMFAEAERAEHPLVAKAIEIFEAEVTARRDLNEK
- the recR gene encoding recombination protein RecR, with product MKPLPTSDTLEKLINRLSRMPGVGRKSAQRLAFYILKLPKEQSDELAELITDVKVKVKECSVCCNLTDSDPCRICADTQRDATKICVVEEAHDLMALEKGEAYRGVYHVLGGVLSPLDGVGPDDLKIRRLLERLKGEVSEVILATSPDTEGEATAIYIAKLIHPLGIKVTRIARGLPVGTDLQFADSQTLAKALEGRVEF